One window from the genome of Nicotiana tomentosiformis chromosome 5, ASM39032v3, whole genome shotgun sequence encodes:
- the LOC138892482 gene encoding uncharacterized protein: MDRQYEGTIKILEDLLRACIIDFRASWDQFLPLAEFAYNNSYQFSIQMAPYEALYGRRYQLPMGLFEPEYARLLVTDLVRDSMEKAKVIQERLCIAQSRQKSYGDQKLRNIAYMVGENVLLYDTKNILLEACDTKNILLEACHTKNINCNIGKLVIPRVIDQVRCS, encoded by the coding sequence ATGGACAGACAGTATGAGGGCACTATTAAAATCTTGGAGGACTTGTTACGTGCTTGTATTATAGATTTCAGAgcttcatgggatcagtttctaccgctcgcagagtttgcctacaataatagctatcagttcagcatccagatggctccttatgaggccttgtatgggaggcgataCCAATTGCCGATGGGTTTGTTTGAGCCCGAATATGCTAGATTATTGGTCACTGATTTGGTCCGTGATTCTATGGAGAAGGCCaaggtgattcaggagcgactttgtatagctcagtccagacagaagagttatgggGATCAGAAGTTACGAAATATAGCTTACATGGTGGGTGAGAATGTTTTGCTCTATGACACAAAGAATATACTACTCGAAGCATGTGACACAAAGAATATACTACTCGAAGCATGTCATACAAAGAATATAAATTGCAATATTGGAAAACTTGTAATCCCCCGAGTAATTGATCAAGTCCGTTGTAGTTAG